A region from the Rhinoderma darwinii isolate aRhiDar2 chromosome 2, aRhiDar2.hap1, whole genome shotgun sequence genome encodes:
- the ZNF593 gene encoding zinc finger protein 593 translates to MTRSKQIGNHKSDKKKNISKLWKTKRRVKDIDQIHEDLRPENSHRLLKQEIDYSLPGNAQHYCIHCARYFLDLKTLKEHFKTKVHKRRLKQLKEEPYTQEEAERAAGMGSYKPSKKVEVQTQEVLMD, encoded by the exons ATGACTCGCTCAAAGCAGATTGGGAATCACAAAAGtgacaaaaagaaaaatatttcaaAACTCTGGAAAACCAAAAGGAGAGTTAAAGATATAGATCAGATTCATGAAGATCTTCGTCCGGAAAATTCACATCGTTTACTAAAGCAGGAAATTGACTACAGTCTTCCCGGCAATGCCCAGCATTATTGTATACATTGCGC GCGATACTTTCTGGATCTGAAGACTTTGAAGGAGCATTTTAAAACCAAGGTTCACAAGCGCAG ATTGAAGCAGCTGAAAGAGGAGCCGTATACCCAGGAAGAAGCAGAAAGAGCAGCAGGGATGGGCTCCTACAAACCTTCCAAGAAAGTTGAAGTCCAGACACAGGAGGTGCTAATGGATTAG